One Actinomyces marmotae DNA window includes the following coding sequences:
- a CDS encoding LCP family protein codes for MRPDLPSGPISPGRRTPRRRRWRRALGWTALVIALVLGVIVGRVAWLAHEVDDKLGRVDALSGKKDTAGETWLIVGSDARGDGGIADDGTEGSRADSIMLLHRNNGQSSLTTLPRDTYVQIPGRGGDKINAAYAYGGPELLVQTVERLSGLTIDHYMEVGMAGVKETVDAVDGIDACLDYDVDDRDSGLVWDTSKGTCQHIDGEKALAYSRMRKSDPTGDIGRGLRQRAVISAVVDRAVSAKTLISWPRQDKLVDAGTKALTADKDTGLTDIGKMVLGFREASSQGLAGAPPIDSLDYEPGGIGAAVLLKDETAPDFFSKLRAGRLTSSDFNKIEPTS; via the coding sequence GGGGCGCCGCACCCCCCGGCGCCGCCGCTGGCGCCGGGCCCTCGGCTGGACCGCCCTGGTGATCGCGCTCGTGCTCGGGGTCATCGTGGGCCGAGTGGCCTGGCTGGCCCACGAGGTCGACGACAAGCTCGGACGGGTGGACGCCCTGTCCGGCAAGAAGGACACCGCCGGGGAGACCTGGCTCATCGTGGGCTCGGACGCCCGTGGCGACGGAGGCATCGCCGACGACGGCACGGAGGGCTCCCGCGCGGACTCGATCATGCTGCTGCACAGGAACAACGGCCAGTCCTCGCTGACCACCCTGCCGCGCGACACGTATGTGCAGATCCCCGGCCGCGGCGGGGACAAGATCAACGCCGCCTACGCCTACGGAGGGCCCGAGCTCCTGGTCCAGACCGTGGAGCGGCTCAGCGGCCTGACGATCGACCACTACATGGAGGTCGGGATGGCCGGTGTCAAGGAGACGGTCGATGCCGTCGACGGCATCGACGCCTGCCTCGACTACGACGTGGACGACCGCGACTCCGGGCTGGTGTGGGACACCTCGAAGGGCACCTGCCAGCACATCGACGGTGAGAAGGCCCTGGCCTACTCGCGCATGCGCAAGTCGGATCCCACGGGGGACATCGGCCGGGGCCTGCGCCAGCGCGCGGTGATCAGCGCCGTCGTCGACCGGGCCGTGTCCGCCAAGACGCTCATCAGCTGGCCCCGCCAGGACAAGCTGGTCGACGCGGGCACAAAGGCGCTCACCGCCGACAAGGACACCGGCCTGACGGATATCGGGAAGATGGTGCTCGGCTTCCGCGAGGCCTCATCCCAGGGCCTCGCCGGGGCCCCGCCGATCGACTCCCTCGACTATGAGCCCGGCGGGATCGGGGCGGCCGTCCTCCTCAAGGACGAGACCGCGCCGGACTT